The Desmospora activa DSM 45169 genome includes a region encoding these proteins:
- a CDS encoding putative toxin-antitoxin system toxin component, PIN family: MDTNVYLSAVVFSPSIKEMIHFILKKPEMTVILTDYILEEVERNMETKWPHKMEKWRDLRMLLFDSEHEYADIDDLKRMDLSSAPIIRDPKDQPVVYFGLLTQPDILITGDKDFQDDHIKEALPVMKPAEFRIKYMG, from the coding sequence ATTGATACCAATGTGTATCTCTCCGCCGTTGTGTTCTCGCCCAGCATCAAGGAAATGATCCACTTCATCCTGAAGAAACCAGAAATGACCGTGATCCTCACGGACTATATACTCGAAGAAGTGGAACGGAACATGGAAACAAAATGGCCTCACAAGATGGAGAAATGGCGGGACTTGCGAATGTTGCTCTTCGACTCGGAACATGAATACGCCGATATTGATGACTTAAAACGGATGGATTTATCTAGTGCACCAATCATACGAGATCCCAAAGACCAACCAGTCGTTTATTTCGGATTGTTAACCCAACCGGACATTTTGATCACTGGGGATAAAGACTTTCAAGATGATCATATCAAAGAAGCGTTACCCGTCATGAAACCCGCCGAATTTCGAATCAAATACATGGGATGA
- a CDS encoding AbrB/MazE/SpoVT family DNA-binding domain-containing protein gives MKTVKITSKGQMTLPKEFRDALGVNEGDQLILVQKGKQVILQSAKEFQKRVEELERQFEKEAFEAGLTKEDYESIQNDRSDYTDDYMSRLKEGK, from the coding sequence ATGAAAACCGTCAAAATTACGTCGAAAGGGCAGATGACTCTGCCGAAGGAATTTCGAGATGCACTAGGAGTAAATGAAGGGGATCAATTAATTCTTGTTCAGAAAGGAAAGCAAGTAATCTTGCAGAGTGCCAAGGAGTTTCAGAAAAGGGTTGAGGAGTTAGAACGTCAATTTGAAAAAGAAGCGTTTGAGGCGGGACTAACTAAAGAAGATTACGAATCAATCCAAAATGACCGTTCCGATTACACCGATGACTATATGAGCCGTCTGAAGGAGGGGAAGTAA
- a CDS encoding YolD-like family protein, whose product MDLNRGNKLWEGNRIILPEHEESLWQAQRKSEEYQPPELDPDALEEIGRIIAWSKLEEQAIEVTYAAKYGTDKYIGHVVRIDPVERWLILQNGEDKKLFPFSIIIGAEKMTDYL is encoded by the coding sequence ATGGATCTGAATCGCGGGAATAAGTTATGGGAAGGCAATCGCATTATTCTGCCTGAACATGAGGAAAGTTTATGGCAAGCACAACGGAAAAGTGAGGAATATCAGCCGCCGGAACTTGATCCGGACGCCTTGGAAGAGATCGGACGGATTATTGCATGGTCGAAGTTGGAGGAGCAAGCGATTGAGGTCACTTATGCCGCAAAGTACGGGACGGATAAATACATCGGTCATGTGGTCAGGATCGATCCCGTCGAGCGATGGCTGATACTGCAAAATGGAGAGGATAAAAAGCTATTTCCCTTCTCAATCATCATAGGAGCCGAAAAAATGACTGATTACCTTTAA
- a CDS encoding endonuclease domain-containing protein: MTSRQLDSPLEQRLEKEFQKYRLVYQKQVPVYGEKLYRNENGVYKKIDDYPKYILDFVLFGKKAKVVVEADGQQHDETNQKKWDTARDYWLITHGYDDVLRFNYHDIMQDINTTIKKVQDSLDSFDQVYNHQEEKKNFDPNKIPETLPRERLNTLMLELMPLIQNALKENCPQSKHKPMGRRGFLESISKVLRKHHFNLDYSLLHFNFGLWLQEMKDEKGLFFSAYNLPFYLQVLQSPLSRSRPSSTLAKDPRLIKLWILPNEAKPKAIENWNRYTKINYCLISPSLRRIVYSDIQDQTLNLVLLQREAQELERRLFRRYKRKETARKLQESLREVYRQLYQHPEKKKGIILFEKISDRDLLKSELYNYWRRTGNRHSLDPFLTACKWCRIRGIKWVTNKDFKFEDVVLYFSLLKKHDFSPQR, translated from the coding sequence ATGACTTCCCGGCAGTTAGATTCACCATTGGAACAGCGGCTGGAGAAAGAGTTCCAAAAGTACAGGCTGGTTTATCAGAAACAGGTTCCTGTTTACGGAGAAAAGTTGTACCGAAACGAAAATGGTGTTTATAAAAAGATTGATGACTATCCTAAATACATATTAGATTTCGTCTTGTTTGGAAAAAAAGCAAAAGTTGTGGTAGAAGCGGATGGACAACAACACGATGAAACAAACCAAAAAAAGTGGGATACTGCACGAGATTACTGGCTAATTACTCACGGATATGATGATGTTCTTCGTTTTAATTACCATGACATCATGCAAGATATAAATACTACAATCAAAAAGGTTCAAGACTCTCTGGATAGCTTTGATCAAGTTTATAATCACCAAGAAGAGAAAAAGAATTTTGACCCAAATAAGATTCCAGAAACCCTCCCTAGAGAAAGACTGAACACATTGATGCTGGAACTAATGCCTTTAATACAAAATGCTTTGAAAGAAAATTGCCCACAAAGTAAACATAAGCCCATGGGTCGACGTGGTTTTCTGGAATCGATAAGTAAGGTACTGCGTAAACACCACTTTAATCTTGACTATTCATTGTTGCATTTTAACTTCGGTTTATGGCTACAAGAGATGAAAGATGAAAAAGGATTGTTTTTTTCAGCTTACAATCTCCCCTTTTATCTTCAAGTGTTACAGTCTCCATTGAGCCGATCGCGGCCAAGTTCAACGCTTGCTAAAGATCCACGTCTCATAAAATTGTGGATTCTGCCAAATGAAGCAAAGCCAAAAGCCATCGAAAACTGGAACAGATATACCAAAATTAATTACTGCCTAATTTCTCCTTCTTTGAGGAGGATCGTCTACTCTGATATTCAAGATCAAACCCTTAATCTTGTACTCCTTCAACGGGAAGCGCAAGAATTAGAAAGGCGATTGTTCCGGAGATACAAGCGTAAAGAAACAGCCCGAAAACTGCAAGAAAGTTTACGAGAAGTATATCGTCAACTCTATCAACATCCAGAAAAGAAAAAAGGAATCATCTTATTCGAAAAAATATCTGATAGAGATCTTCTGAAATCTGAACTTTATAATTACTGGAGACGGACCGGCAACAGACATTCATTAGATCCTTTTTTAACGGCTTGTAAATGGTGTAGGATTCGGGGGATTAAATGGGTTACAAATAAGGATTTCAAATTTGAAGATGTGGTTCTTTACTTTAGTTTGTTAAAAAAACATGATTTCTCTCCACAGCGATAG